The following coding sequences lie in one Nitratireductor mangrovi genomic window:
- a CDS encoding YbaK/EbsC family protein gives MAKSIDRVRDAALAAGLAIEIRRVGESTRTAEDAAAQCGVGVGQIVKSLIFQGERTGELFLFLVPGDRRLDAEKSAALAGETLLRADPRLVRERTGFAIGGVSPIGHTIPISAFADRAFEDHDLVWAAAGAHDAVFSCEPSALLKAANARIADISA, from the coding sequence ATGGCCAAGAGCATCGATCGTGTGCGTGACGCCGCGTTGGCTGCCGGTCTGGCGATCGAGATCCGGCGCGTGGGCGAATCGACGCGGACCGCCGAGGATGCGGCCGCCCAATGCGGCGTCGGTGTCGGACAGATCGTCAAGTCGCTGATCTTCCAGGGTGAACGGACGGGCGAACTTTTCCTCTTCCTGGTACCAGGCGACCGACGGCTCGATGCCGAAAAGTCGGCAGCGCTCGCCGGCGAAACGCTGCTGCGGGCCGATCCACGGCTGGTACGCGAAAGAACCGGGTTTGCCATTGGCGGCGTCTCACCGATCGGCCATACAATTCCGATATCGGCATTTGCCGACCGTGCGTTCGAAGATCACGACCTCGTCTGGGCGGCGGCGGGCGCGCACGACGCGGTCTTTTCCTGCGAGCCTAGTGCCTTACTGAAGGCGGCGAATGCACGGATCGCGGATATTTCGGCCTGA